TCAGTGGTGAATTTTGGAAATCTTCTGTTTCTTTGCTGTTTTACGATTTGAACAAGCTTAAATTGATGGTTTTAAGTTGCTAGCACTGTTCAATTGGTCAAAACTTAGCCTATATGCAGATTAGCCTTTTAAACCATCACTTTTTGGTTAAAAATGGAAGTGAACCAGTGATTTTGAGTTACAATCAGTTTCTAAGTTGTTTAAGAGTTTGAACATGCTTAAAATCATCAAGCAAAGTTGTTTGGTTAGTCACATGAGCTGTTGAATCACTTCTCTACGAATTTGGGTTTGAAACCACCAAAATCAAGTTATTATTCTGGTGCAGTCACAATTTACAGCCACTGTTTTGGATTTTCATTTGCAAATTTATTTCTGGATTGTGGAAAAAGCTGGTACAGtgactgaaaatgaaaataaatgagtaaAATAAGCAACATCAAGTGTTAAAAAGCTTAAAGAACCATGCAATCCAGTTTACAAGCCCTGAAAGTCAAAAACTCAAAATCTGAAAGTCATTGgggcattttatcaaacacttttgaAAATTGATCAAACAGTTTGGTCTGGATGAGTTTGTGATCTGCACTTTTCGTTTTATTGCTTTCTTAATCTGTTCTAGTGCCTTTGATAGGTTCCTTTTGAATTCTTGTTGTTATTCCATCCTTGTTTTCCTTTGAGTTCCTTATTTTTGGCCTCCAAATTGTCAAACATTCAAAAATCTGGTTTGAAATTCTGGTGCAGCTTGTTAATTCTGTTTGGTGCTATTTAGATGCTTATTGGTGCAGATTTTGTGCTAGGGTGATTTCTCATGCTAGTGGTAGTATTTTGAGGGGTGGAAACTTGTATAGCTCTTGATCTAAGTGCCTCTACAGCAAAGGAAAATAACTTCCAGAAACACCATTCTACAGTGataaaaagagtgaaaaattgGCAACTCCTATAGTCAAATTTTGAGAGGCCACCTCTATATCAAAGTGAATGAGAGATTGAGTTTTTTGGACCTAAAAGAAACTTGCTAGAGGAGAGCCAACACCCTAAAACAGTTAAGAAATTGAGTTTGTGAGGTTGCACCCAAAGCTGAGTAGTCTTGGCCGAGAGGAAAATTCTGCACTTGCCTTCCAACTTTTAAACAGTTCAGTTTCTAAATCTGATTTGTGCTATCAATTTTGTTTATACAGTTTCTAATTTGagaaacattttaaatgatCAAAAAGATTTTGAAACTTGTTGATTGAACTGGTTTTTACAATTGAAGGTGCAGATTTcagcttttaaaaaaattgctcAAAACAGATTTCATCACACTTGACCATTTGGGTTTTTCTGgtgcaactatatttttttttaccagcTTGGTTCATTAAATGGTGATCAATTAGAACAAACTACTTTCTCATTTCACGTTGATTGACACTAATGAACTAAGTCTTTTGTTGCTTgagtaaaattgattttggaaaACTAATACAtcattaaaaactcatttttggAAATTTAGTTGCTGCACTTAGGATCATATAATCATTTTGCTGAATTGAAGCTTCAGTTGTAAGTGCTAGCTATAGTATATCTGCTGGTTGTGGTGTGTAACAGTGCAGGTTTCTTTGAACTGAAAGGAGAAAGCAGGAATCACAACAACATTGATAACCCTTCCAACCAAATTCATTCTGCTGCACCGATCCAAATGCTGTCACAGCAGCTGGACAAGTTCAAGCAGTGCACATATGGAGCAGCAGAGTATTGTAGCTTGATCTTTTGGAGTTTTGAATGTGTAATCTGTTTTAGATTTAGTTTCCTTTGTTTTCTTGTAAAAGGTCATTAAGACCAAGTGAGgaaagagtccttggtgctctctCCAATCTtggcaattttttttacttgcaTTGCTAGTAGatggtgagtgtgtcttgttagccaaaagctacaagcctcacctaggatttcttttgttttatcttcTCATTCCCACGTTCTAGGCTTTTGTTCCGTTCTAGGCTTTTGTTACATTAGAAGTCCGAAAATTAGAAGTCTAGGTGTTTTTAACTTTCtctttgtttgtttgagtccatttttttaaaattcaatagtGAATCTCACTTTGAAAATGGTTAAGTAAGTAGCTTTAGACATTCTGGCTAGGTTTTGGCTCACCTCTGTTATCTGAGAAGTGTCTCTTGACAAAATCTTAAGCCTTTTCAAACTACGAATccacttttgaaattaaaagatgaaagagaaaggaataGAAATGAGTGAGCTTAGGGACTTGTTTGCCCAAtacatgaaaaatgaaaatcaaaatgaggGTAAGCAAAAAGAAAGTAGGAAGTTTGTACCTCCAACcattaaaagaaacctaaaaTTAATGAGAGATAGTATTCAAAAgggaaaaatatttcttgagagtttaaaagACCATATATAGTTTTCTTTGTAGAGAAATTAAGTTTGGAACCAGACTTAAGAAGTTCATggataagaagaaagaaagagagattatgagaaaagaagaggaagagaagagagagaagaaaaagaaaaaagagaagaagaagaaagaaaaaagaggaaaaaataaaagatgagataagaagagaaagagaaaggagagaagaagaaaagaagagagaattgCAAGAGCGAGAAAATAGAGAGAGCAATTACTACTAATGGAAAATTCTACTTCAACAAATACAAGGGAACCAAAAAAGGAAGGTTTCCAATCCTTTGATTCTTCTTCAATTATCTTTAAGTTTTTTGATGATAACTTCTCTTTTAAACTAATTGCCAAACCAATATTCGTTCTTCTCTTTTAAACTAATTGCCAAACCAATATTACGTTGCCAAGCACAATCAATCGATCTAGTTGATTCCCTCCTCCACCAGCTGGATTTTCTTCCATCACCTTTAGTATACTGATATTCAATCTTCATAACATGAAGAATTAGTTTATCTTAAAAACTGCTTAAGCAAATTCATTTTATCTCGTTCTTCTGAAAAGCTATTGATTTGCCAACAAACCACTTAGCCAAACAAATATCATCTTTCCAACAAACCAGTTAGCCAAACAGATCTTACAAAGGCccaaatcaaatttaagtttaaggGCCACCACAATTCAAATCCACTATAGAAAAACTATAACAAACCCAGATTTCAGCAAAAGATTCCAACATCTCTCACTACATTATAAGAATTTTACTgaaataaatttacttaaatcCAATTACTCAACATTGAACGTAGCTTTTGAATACCAAAGATCtcaaaagataaataaacaTAACAGTAAAGATGTGATCATAAAAGCAGATGTCATCATAAAAGGAAAACCTGAAGGCGAACTGTATGTACTTTGAAAAATAGAGTTTGCAGGATGTATTAAGAAGAATAAGCTGAGTTACAAACCATAATGCAGAGTTCTTATATTTCTTATCATTTCACTATGTATATGATACCTGCATCACATTGACTTCAAAGAGTTCCAGTTGAGACCTTTTTCCTCAATTAGATTGATAGATACATTACTTAAATTAGGAAGTTTCCAGATCAGATGAAGAGCTTGCATATTCTCACTTACACAAAGAAAGTGAACAATGTTTATTGATGTAATAATGGTTCCATGGTCACTACATGAACCTATACAGAACCAATATTCAAAACCATAcacatattttgaaagaaaaccacaatttaaacaaacaacTTTTTATCACATAACATATACTACAAATACACTAAACATCGCATCATTTCTTTCTTACGACCCCCTCTTCATCCAAGCGTCCCACATCGTTGAAGGTCTGCGCTGCCATCTGATCCGCTGCTTTAAGTGTTTCCGCCATTGCCCCTGGTCGACTTTCTTCCACTTTCATCACCACCTTATTATTATCTCCTCGTCCCTCAGAAAAATCTTTGAACCCTTTATCATGTAGCCTTAGCTCCTCCATTTTCCTCCTTGCATCTGCATCTCCACCTCTCACATTCTCCTGTGTCACATCCGGATAATTTACTCACATATACACAATGCTTCCAttcttaaactcatttttatccttaaaattttttaccacatttaaagaaaagaagaccaAAACTACAGTAAAACATGAACAGATTCTAAGACATGTTAGGctcaagaaatttaaaagtaagaGTGAGAGTGAGACCTTGTTGGTTCTCTCCCAAGCCCTTTCCGCAGCCTTGTCCTTCATCTCAAGAGCCTTATACCTCGCAGCATCAGTTGTTTCTGAAGTCTTGTTCTTTGCTGCCTCTGCACTTTGTGCAGCCTTGTCTTTCATCTCCACAGCCTTATTCTTCGCTGCCTCATTCGTTTCAGCAGTCTTGTTCTTCGCTGCCTCAGCAGTTTCTGCAGTCTTGTTCTTCGCTGCCTCAGCAGTTTCTGCAGCCTTGTCCTTCATCTCCCTTCCCTTGTTCTTTGCTGCCTCAGTCGTTTCAGCAGTCTTGTTCTTCGCTGCATCAGCAGTTTCTGCAGTCTTGTTCTTCGCTGCATCAGCAGTTTCTGCAGTCTTGTTCTTTGCTGCCTCCGCAGTTTCTGAAGCCTTGTTCTTTGCTGCCTCCGCAGTTTCTGCAGCCTTGTCCTTCATCTCCCTACCCTTGTTCTTAGCTGCCTCAGCCGTCTCGGCAGTCTTGTTCTTCGCTGCATCAGCAGTCTCGGCAGCCTTGTTCTTGGCCGTCTCTGCCGTCGCCGCAGCCTTGTTCTTTGCGACCTCGGCGGATTCCGAGAGCTTCTCTTTGGTTTCCTCTTTCTTGCCGCTCAAGTATTCCACAGCCCTCTTAGCAGCATCCGCAGCAGAATCCTTCAGCTCCCCAAGCTTCTCCATAGCACTGTCTTTCCCTTCTTTCGTCTTCTCCACAGTGTAGTCCTTGTACTCTCCCATCTTATTCACCGTAGCATCTTTTCCTTCCTTCGCCTTCTCAGCAGCGTAATCCTTATACTCCCCACCCTTCTCCATAGTCTTGTCCTTCGCTTCCTTCGCCTTCTGAGAAGCATAATCTGTGTACTCTCCAGCTTTTTCCATTGCTGCATCCTTTGTTTCCTTCGCCTTCTGGGCAGCATAATCTGCGTATTCACCAGCCTTGGAACCGGTTTCGTCCGTGGCTAAAGAATCGTAGATCCCAGGATTCTTGGATACTGATATGTCTCTCACTTCCCCAGCAGTCTCGTCATCGGGTTGGATATTAACATCATGAATCACCTCTGTGGTGTGTGCTTTCGCAGGAACTGATTCTTTCTTCCCAGCCACAGCCTCTTGCACCGCCTTTAACATGGACCCTATCACACCACGCTTTTCTTGATCTTGATCGTGTTGCTGATCCACAACACTGACTTCATCCACAACGCCCACATCATCACGCGCTCTCTCTCTGTTGGCTTGTTCAAGCTCTTTGGAAGCAATTTTCGAAGCTGCCTCAGCTCGATCCTGATGTTGCCCCGATGCCATTTAAaatctgttatttttttctctcacacTGTTTTCACTACTTTGTGGTGGAAGTTTGATCTGTGTATATAAGATATGATATAGAAATGTTGAGGAATGGAAGCAGGATTTGATGGTTTATATATGAGTGaatggaaaaggaaagaagaaggtAAAGTGACACGTGGGAGCAAAGAAGAGCAAGGCGGACATGTGGGTGCAGGCATGGTTGCAAAGTGACACGTTAGCATGAGATTGTTCTTGGTGGTGACATCTAACGTTAggtaaaagatatatattacaTATGATATGCATGCATTGGGATTAACCTAGATATTGAGGATTAGTAGGTTGTTCGGTCGCACAGAAACCTGACATTGTCTGATGAAGGTGCTTAGTATTATCTCAATCGTGGCATCATGTTAGGGGAAGGAGTAACCAAATCGAAGAGTCAAAAGATTGTATACAGATTCTTGTTTAATTCTGCATTGGAATGGAGTGGTGAAATATCTAATaccactattttattttattttatgtctctttttccttctttttctttgttacaTCGTAACACTTGCGTTCTTTTTATCTCTACCAGTTATTTATACAGTAATCACAATAGGAATATCATATGTGAACAATTTTATTGAtggtaaaaaaagttgtcaaacaACATTTTGTTTTAGAATATTATATGTCTCTGTccatttatttgttaatataggtattttctaattatagaataaacaaaaaatataactatgatgagataattttcttttctgaaatgTTAAACGTCGAATTACACTTCACATACCCTATCTATATCTAGAGATTGaatatcaaaaaattaatttttagttatagcTCAGGGACTCattcatgaaaaagaaattacagAAAACTATGTTCTTTCTTATTCCAGAAAATTAACTTAGTTACAGTAAACtattttatactataaaaactgaactacttttataaaaactgaattgtactctttttttttctcagtttGAAAAACTCAAACTTTTTCTATTAAGAGTTTAGTTAACTATTTTAAACTCTGAACTATATTTTAGTTTGGTTTGAAACTTTTACTTGCTTGCTTcgttctttttttatctttcggcaacataaaaaaataaaaaataaagaaataaaaacacatgccCTCCCAATTatcttttagattatatatatatatatatatatatatatatatatatatattgtaccCGGTAGTAGCTAATACGTAAGGCTTGTGTTTGTGTTATCTTTCTTCACTATGTTTTATATTGTGGATTGGTTGTCTTGGTTAACAATTTGtagtaaaatttgaattattaatttatatttttttcttcagtaTTTTTTTAGTTGCAAATATCAACACTATCGTGACAATCAAATCATTGAAGTTGGAGAAAATTGGTGTTTACATGTAATTAGTACATGTTTATAGGTTCTCCTATGGTGATATACATGCTTATAAGCACTGATAGGATATATATGGTATAGTTGTATACATTATCTTATAAAGCAATGTCATGTCATGACATGTACTAGATGACTTAACGATTATATTTTGAAGtattattatcaataatttttatttatattattgaacaTTGCTTTAGacatttgtcatatttttcttaatattttatatatttttgtatataatagaacggatacataataaaaacaatttatattttcttttgaaaaattttatctattttttaaagtattttattctaaaattaattatttttttttaaaaattagactAATAGATAGtgcatatttaaaaaaacgctatctattgtccGCCAACAATAGATAacgtttatttaaaaaagcgctatctgtTGTTAGCTACCAAGATATagcgtttatttaaaaaaacgttATCTATTGGTGGCTGACAATAGATAGTGTTTTTttagaagcgctatctattaatagataatgcgcaaatagatagcgcttaaaaagcgttatctattaataaaaaaagtgctatctatgcacttttttgtaCTAGTGAGTTCTCAATAGTCAACTTATCTCGAACAACAATAAGGAATCCCTTTCTTTGATTACATTCTGATATTGAGTAACGGCTTTTTGAAGAtccaatttcaaatcatcataTTGGATCGTTTGAGTTGGCGATTATCATCCTGAGCTTAAGTCAAAGCgattgtttctttttccttacttTCCTCCGCAGCTTTCAAGGCCTCTTCAAGATGACGGGATAACTCAGTCTTTTCTTTTTGAGCAATTTTTAGCTCCTGACGAACAATGTCTAATTCTTCCGCCAGTAAAGATTTGGTGGAACCGACAGCATAGTTCATACAAATACTAGCTCGGGCGTTGAGCTCGTAGGCCATGTCTAAAGCTTCACCTGGAGTCATTCCTTTGAAAGGAATCTTTTCTTCAGGAGTAAGGTTATATTGTAGTTGCTCGACAACATGTACATGTAGATTAAGAGGACCGGAGAGTAAAGGGCCGGTGATCTTCCTCTTTTTGTTTGACGATGCCGTGTTGTTTTGGGGTAACTTCCTTTTATTGTCACCCTTCACAAATGCCCATTTATATCCTTTCACTAGAGGGGGAGGGTTTATCTCGGACCATTCGAGCGAGTTGTTGACATTGAACTCTATTTCGTTATTGTTGTTTTCCGATTGACCATCGTTACCATCTGACCCTAAAATAGAAGACACCTGCCGACGATGACGACTCTACTACATCATCAGTGTACCCCTGATgagtgtcgccgcccaatcaaatttgatgtgcagtttaaagtgcagtataactagggaatgacccctaggtcgtctcccaaggaccaattttgcagttcagagtcaagtctaacacgaaagggggggttttgaaaaggttttgcaaaaattaaaggaCTCAATAAAGACATAGAGGCAAGCAAACTAATTTAACTATCATGGTAATAAATCTAacactcttaaaaaaaaaacttaaaccacattcaaacaaaacaaaataaaattctagcCACTAACACCATAACCACACAACTATCtaactcaattaaattaatttaaatgcaaaactaaattaaagaaatgtaaaaCAATTCAACCTactatttaaactaaattaaacaaaagaaataacaacatTATTTTTCCTATCACTCACGTGACCAAGTGATATTTACCCAAATAAACTTGAAATTGCAATGCTCTTGAAATACCCCTCATTGCCGTGACCTACTTGTACCATCCAAACCAAGATCACCTTCAAAATGTGCTGCAGCCCTTGATGCCAAAATCTGGCCACCTCCGTGGTTTAGCAACTAATCCCAATGCAAGGAGAATGATGTTATCCAAAAGCTTCCATCACCAAGCTCAATCACGTGTCTTCATTCTACTCTCTGCTGGAACCGAGACACACTCCTAGGGAATCACCAACTTCAAAGtattaaaaagaagtaaaataaaacttcaaatcaATTCCAAGTGGTAGTAGCTGCAGCAAGGTGTGACCAAATCATGCACTTTCTTTGCTTGAAAAATAACGCTTCCAACTACACCCATCAATTTTACTTGCATCCAAACGTCCAATCACTTCCTTTTCTTCAcacaattaaaatcaaaatgaaaaggcTACCAACCATATGCTGGGTTATGTTGCTGCAACTAGTTCTACTCGGACCCACCATTTTGCTAAATGAATTTAGATGCAAAGCTACCTACTGCACCTACGTTTCCCATCTAATCCCGAGACAAACGCTGCACCCAACATCCCATCATCCAATTTGCAAAGCTTTTCTCTTAGCCTCTGTTCTTATGAatggatttgggggagatgatttgagtggatttgagtggatttgagggtaattttgttgtttttttgagtagatttgtgggtaattgagagtggatttgagggtaaagtttgtgagaattagtataggatttgattgatgtgatagaattaaaaaatttgtttaattggtagaaatgaaagattaccaaaatgcccctagttattttagtaatataaaatgtttttttaatgttatatttaaatttataattgttaNNNNNNNNNNNNNNNNNNNNNNNNNNNNNNNNNNNNNNNNNNNNNNNNNNNNNNNNNNNNNNNNNNNNNNNNNNNNNNNNNNNNNNNNNNNNNNNNNNNNNNNNNNNNNNNNNNNNNNNNNNNNNNNNNNNNNNNNNNNNNNNNNNNNNNNNNNNNNNNNNNNNNNNNNNNNNNNNNNNNNNNNNNNNNNNNNNNNNNNNNNNNNNNNNNNNNNNNNNNNNNNNNNNNNNNNNNNNNNNNNNNNNNNNNNNNNNNNNNNNNNNNNNNNNNNNNNNNNNNNNNNNNNNNNNNNNNNNNNNNNNNNNNNNNNNNNNNNNNNNNNNNNNNNNNNNNNNNNNNNNNNNNNNNNNNNNNNNNNNNNNNNNNNNNNNNNNNNNNNNNNNNNNNNNNNNNNNNNNNNNNNNNNNNNNNNNNNNNNNNNNNNNNNNNNNNNNNNNNNNNNNNNNNNNNNNNNNNNNNNNNNNNNNNNNNNNNNNNNNNNNNNNNNNNNNNNNNNNNNNNNNNNNNNNNNNNNNNNNNNNNNNNNNNNNNNNNNNNNNNNNNNNNNNNNNNNNNNNNNNNNNNNNNNNNNNNNNNNNNNNNNNNNNNNNNNNNNNNNNNNNNNNNNNNNNNNNNNNNNNNNNNNNNNNNNNNNNNNNNNNNNNNNNNNNNNNNNNNNNNNNNNNNNNNNNNNNNNNNNNNNNNNNNNNNNNNNNNNNNNNNNNNNNNNNNNNNNNNNNNNNNNNNNNNNNNNNNNNNNNNNNNNNNNNNNNNNNNNNNNNNNNNNNNNNNNNNNNNNNNNNNNNNNNNNCGATTCATGTCAAGGGATAGGTTTGCCAAGTTATCTTCAATACGTTCAACCTGCACTTGCATTTGTTCCATCCCCTGCATTCTCTGTTGCAAGTCTTGTACCCCCTCCCATATTTGATTCATCATATTAGGATTTGAATATTCTGGAGGAGGTTGCACAGGGTTGTGATGATGTTGTGgttggtcttcttcttcatcatcgccATCATCATGTTGCCAAACACCATTCACATTAACAATGTTCAATCTCTTCAAAGAATTAATTGAGAAATGATGTATTGGCCCAATATGACTGGTGGCATCACCATCAACATGTACTCCACAATATTGCATTATCTGTGTGATGAGGACACCATATGGTAGGGGTGTGTCATTGGCCTTGCATTTAAGCATATGTTGCATGATGTGATGAGGCCAATTGAGagctacattatttttaatcagcCATATCATGAAGATATCCTCTTGCAATACCTTTGCAAAATTTGCAGGTCGTGGAGTCAGCATGTGCACAATAACATAATGCAGAAGtctatcattaatattcaaacacCCAACTGTTTTAACACGTTGACCCTGCATTTCTGGTCTAACCATAATAGCTACTGCCATCTCCCGATCATAGTGAAAGTCATCTGGGATATTTGAAAAAGACAACTTTTGACCCTCGTATTTCATATTAGCAACATTCAACCAATCAGCAGGTTTCaatctaattcttcttttgttcaCCTCACTCATCAAATATCCATTTCCAGAAATCTTCAGATTTGAgtaaaaaactttgattaagtNTGGATAAAAGGGTCCCTGCAATGTAAGAAATTCCACCACCCCTTGaaatagaagattatgttgGAAAAGTAATCCTAAACTGGCAAATGATTCGAAATTCATTATCTTTGGAAGAACAATATTCCTACTGTAGAAATCAACTGCATAGTTTTCCATTTGATGGCTGTGAGTGAAAAAACGACGCTGATCTAATTGTTCTTCAATAAATGGTCTGATATTAGCTGCATCTTCTGCCTCATTTTGAGTTTCTTTTCCCTTGCGACTTTTTCTAGGCCTTTTGGTTGATGAAGAGGCCATTTAAGAATTTCTTGAACAAAACAATATTATGTAGAATAACAAGGTTAGTGATAACATagtattgaatatttaaaatacttagAAGCAAAGTGAAATCATTACATAATAATCATAACAATAATGTCCAATACTCATACATCCGNNNTAACAAGTCATAATGACATCCAAATAGTACATGGCATAATAAAGATGTAATAGAAGTTGTTACATAATNCAGNCTAAGAATCACNGNTGNAGAACATTTGACATAATTTATTCCACCTTTTGTGAGGTGGGAGTCCCATCAACTTCTTAACACATTTGGGCTTGTCACATAAGAAGTCATAGCATTGGTCCAATTGGGATTCATCAGATATGTTCATACCAGTCAGCATATTATAAATGTCAGATTCTGTGTAAGTGTAGCTTGTGGAGTGACGTAGtatttcattcctttctttcatGGTTGTGACCTGTTCAACTGCTGCATTAGAAATAACACCAAAATGAACATTTGATGAACAAAGGACATTGGTGAAACCGTCCAGGCTGGTAGTGAACTTCTCAAATTGGGATTCAATAACATCCATCGTAGCTGCCTTCCTTTTCGAACCTCTTGAGGATGAAGTCCCACCGGATGGGACTGAAGGCACAGATTGAGTCCCACCTGGACTATATTCATCAACTGAGGGAGGAAGTGATGGCGGAGTAGGGTCTCTATACCCCATCCAGTCAGGCTGCTCAGGAGTGTACTCAATATTCTGATTGAGATCAACAGTAACACGAGGCGTATCCCGCCCTCGACGTATTTGACGAGCGGTCCGAACACCGCTACCTGTAGCTCGATCTGCAGCCCATAACTCGACCATTAAATCGTAATGGCGGATACTGTTCACTCTCCACTTTGCGGCAGTTGGCCTCGA
This genomic interval from Vigna radiata var. radiata cultivar VC1973A chromosome 8, Vradiata_ver6, whole genome shotgun sequence contains the following:
- the LOC106769819 gene encoding late embryogenesis abundant protein At3g53040 — protein: MASGQHQDRAEAASKIASKELEQANRERARDDVGVVDEVSVVDQQHDQDQEKRGVIGSMLKAVQEAVAGKKESVPAKAHTTEVIHDVNIQPDDETAGEVRDISVSKNPGIYDSLATDETGSKAGEYADYAAQKAKETKDAAMEKAGEYTDYASQKAKEAKDKTMEKGGEYKDYAAEKAKEGKDATVNKMGEYKDYTVEKTKEGKDSAMEKLGELKDSAADAAKRAVEYLSGKKEETKEKLSESAEVAKNKAAATAETAKNKAAETADAAKNKTAETAEAAKNKGREMKDKAAETAEAAKNKASETAEAAKNKTAETADAAKNKTAETADAAKNKTAETTEAAKNKGREMKDKAAETAEAAKNKTAETAEAAKNKTAETNEAAKNKAVEMKDKAAQSAEAAKNKTSETTDAARYKALEMKDKAAERAWERTNKENVRGGDADARRKMEELRLHDKGFKDFSEGRGDNNKVVMKVEESRPGAMAETLKAADQMAAQTFNDVGRLDEEGVVRKK